In Parasteatoda tepidariorum isolate YZ-2023 chromosome 2, CAS_Ptep_4.0, whole genome shotgun sequence, one DNA window encodes the following:
- the LOC107456404 gene encoding protein FAM133 isoform X2: MGKRDTRYAFMNPIAMARARGPATSGGPSIRDYLNRDRPSWEEVKQIMQKKKEGSHTLAAWEAKMNEKFREELRINREKLLRTSTRSEKEKAKKRRKKRARSHKHKHKKSRKKRRHDKHDDGKKYDNGESCGARKVKKKHKKDK, encoded by the exons ATGGGAAAAAGGGACACTAGATAt GCATTTATGAATCCTATAGCAATGGCTAGAGCACGAGGGCCTGCCACCTCTGGAGGGCCATCTATTCGGGATTATCTAAATCGAGATCGACCTTCTTg GGAAGAGGTAAAACAGattatgcaaaagaaaaaagaaggcTCACATACTCTTGCTGCCTGGGAAGCAAAGATGAATGAA aaatttagagAAGAATTAAGAATTAACAGAGAAAAGTTACTAAGAACAAGCACTAGGTCTGAG aaggaaaaagcaaagaaaaggAGAAAGAAGAGG GCTAGAAGTCATAAACATAAGCACAAAAAGTCAAGGAAAAAGAGAAGGCATGATAAGCATGATGATGGCAAGAAATATGAT aatggaGAATCGTGTGGAGCAAGGAAAGTGAAGAAGAAGCATAAGaaggataaataa
- the LOC107456404 gene encoding protein FAM133 isoform X1, translated as MGKRDTRYAFMNPIAMARARGPATSGGPSIRDYLNRDRPSWEEVKQIMQKKKEGSHTLAAWEAKMNEKFREELRINREKLLRTSTRSEKEKAKKRRKKRSSSSSSSSSSSSRCSSDNDEARSHKHKHKKSRKKRRHDKHDDGKKYDNGESCGARKVKKKHKKDK; from the exons ATGGGAAAAAGGGACACTAGATAt GCATTTATGAATCCTATAGCAATGGCTAGAGCACGAGGGCCTGCCACCTCTGGAGGGCCATCTATTCGGGATTATCTAAATCGAGATCGACCTTCTTg GGAAGAGGTAAAACAGattatgcaaaagaaaaaagaaggcTCACATACTCTTGCTGCCTGGGAAGCAAAGATGAATGAA aaatttagagAAGAATTAAGAATTAACAGAGAAAAGTTACTAAGAACAAGCACTAGGTCTGAG aaggaaaaagcaaagaaaaggAGAAAGAAGAGG tCATCCTCAAGTTCATCTTCATCCTCATCTTCATCTAGGTGCTCCTCAGATAATGACGAG GCTAGAAGTCATAAACATAAGCACAAAAAGTCAAGGAAAAAGAGAAGGCATGATAAGCATGATGATGGCAAGAAATATGAT aatggaGAATCGTGTGGAGCAAGGAAAGTGAAGAAGAAGCATAAGaaggataaataa